In one Culex quinquefasciatus strain JHB chromosome 2, VPISU_Cqui_1.0_pri_paternal, whole genome shotgun sequence genomic region, the following are encoded:
- the LOC6034815 gene encoding adult cuticle protein 1 has product MKCIAAIVLVAIAVAEASYIPYTHQGYAVAPAVTYAGHYGGPTVVQSNDYHHGWAAAPIVSAYNNHWNVPAAVNYNSGHYYDNYHHGHSAAVIAAPVQHSATYVAANRGAVHKAPLAGHAVNQKSLNLAPAPGTW; this is encoded by the exons ATGAAG TGCATCGCAGCTATTGTCCTGGTGGCCATTGCCGTCGCCGAAGCTTCCTACATTCCGTACACCCACCAGGGATACGCCGTGGCTCCAGCAGTGACCTACGCCGGTCATTACGGTGGACCGACTGTTGTTCAGTCCAACGACTACCACCACGGATGGGCTGCGGCACCAATTGTCTCGGCCTACAACAACCACTGGAACGTCCCGGCGGCCGTGAACTACAACTCTGGCCACTACTACGATAACTACCATCATGGACACTCCGCTGCCGTGATCGCTGCCCCAGTTCAGCACTCGGCCACGTACGTCGCCGCCAACCGTGGAGCTGTCCACAAGGCCCCACTCGCCGGACATGCCGTCAACCAGAAGTCGCTGAACCTGGCCCCGGCTCCGGGAACCTGGTAA
- the LOC6034816 gene encoding adult cuticle protein 1 translates to MKCIAAVVLVALAVAEASYIPYAHQGYAVAPAVTYAGHYGGPTVVQSNDPHSWAYASAVHNAYQSPIVSAYNNHWNVPAAVTYNSGHYYDNYHHGHSAAVIAAPVQHSATYVAANRGAVHKAPLAGHAVNQKSLNLAPAPGTW, encoded by the exons ATGAAG TGCATCGCAGCTGTTGTCCTGGTGGCCCTTGCCGTCGCCGAAGCTTCCTACATCCCGTACGCCCACCAGGGATACGCCGTAGCTCCAGCAGTGACCTACGCCGGCCATTACGGAGGACCAACCGTGGTCCAGTCCAACGACCCTCACAGCTGGGCCTACGCCTCGGCCGTCCACAATGCCTACCAATCCCCTATTGTCTCGGCCTACAACAACCACTGGAACGTCCCGGCGGCCGTGACTTACAACTCTGGCCACTACTACGATAACTACCATCATGGACACTCCGCTGCCGTGATCGCTGCCCCAGTTCAGCACTCGGCCACGTACGTCGCCGCCAACCGTGGAGCAGTCCACAAGGCCCCACTCGCCGGACATGCCGTCAACCAGAAGTCGCTTAACCTGGCCCCGGCTCCGGGAACCTGGTAA